A segment of the Triticum urartu cultivar G1812 chromosome 1, Tu2.1, whole genome shotgun sequence genome:
AACAGGACATGTTTTCACCAGATTGCAGCAACAAAATATGTCTTACACGTGTGCTCGCGTGTACGATCGAATAGCCAAGGATACGTATCAGTATTCCTTGAAAATGTGTGGCTGGTGGCCCCGCGTCGCTCTCGCGAGCCGCGTCGGGCGAACCCTAGACGCAACTCCGCGGCCGCCTCCTCTAACCTCCCTTCCCCTGCCGCCCCCAGAGGGCGCCGCCGGGCGAAGCCCGTGGGCGTTGGCGGCGGCGGGGTTCTCTTCCCCTCCCGGTGTGTGGCGGCAGCGCGAGATGTGGCGGCGCGCCGGGGGCGTGACGCTGGTGcggggcgtggcggcggcggggctctcGGCCGTGCGGTGCGGGCGGGCGTCCAGGCCGTGGTGGCTGCACGGTGCAAGACCATGGCGCGGCGGCGGATCGGGGCCAGcgcaggggcggcggcgcgggcgcggaTCCGGCTCGGATCTGGCCCTGCGGGCGCAACCTCGGTTACAGCGCGGGGAGAGGCCGGATCCTGGCCGGGCTTGGCCGGATCTAGCTTCTCCGCCCCCGTTGGCCGCCCTCGATGGGGCTCGGTGGCTTCGTTCCGGCGGCCAGCGATGGCTGGATcccggggcggcggccccggaCGGCGGAGGATGTGTCGGTGGCTGTGGACTCGTGACGGGCAACGCGGCGGCCGCGGTGGTGGTCGATCCGTGCACAAGATGCTTGATGGAGGCCAGTGGAACAGATCTGGGTGAAGACCTGCTCGCGGCTGCTGCCGAGGCCGGCTATGGCGGCACTATTCGGTGTCGTTCCCTTGTTGAAGGCATCATTGTTGAGAAGTTTCAGGCCACTATCTGCTACCTCTGGGGGAAACTCTAGATCAGTAGATCGGATGACGCCGGCATCATTGTGTCGTTTCCCTCTTGTGGTGTCATTCTTGGAGGTGTACACGGGCTCGAGGGACCAGTGGACAGAATAATTGGTGGAGCGGTGATTTATCCTGCACATTAATGGTGGCGTTTCTCGGCGGCGTGGCGCAGTGGAGACTCGGCGCCTGATGTGTGGCGAGGGACTCGCGCAGGAGGGTGACGTTATCAGGCGTCATGAtggcgtcgatggcagagagGCCGGGCAAGGTGGTGCAGCAGTACAAcactgaagatggattggtggcaggtggctgcggcgcCCTCATACCCGGCAGGCATCCTACTCGAGGAGTGCGCCGGACTAGTAggtgccccatacccggcaggcgttctggttgggacctcaggtcttagatgtttaggtctggctgcgatgtctgtttggtattaggcccagactatcaaCGCCCCTTCATTAATTGGATAGAAGTAGCGACAGTTGTTCCTTAGATggtggctttagtcttactgttgtatgaTTTTGTAAGGTCTTATGAGAAcaattaataaagtggccgtatgcatcatctagatgcagaggccggggtccTCCTCCTTTTCTAAAGAAAAGAAAACGTATCAGTATTCCAATCCAACGGGGTCCTAACAGAGCCGCTACTTAATATTACCTCAGTACAAAAAAAAGTTGTCTTAGAATTGttgatgtatctagacatgttttaaTGTTAGATACAGTCATATTTGTAGACAAATCTAAAATAATTTTTTCAGAACCGGGAAATATATTATAAATAAAATAAAGCAAAACCAGAAGCTCAAATAGGGATTTCAACCGATCCACTTCGTCCGGTCCCCGAAACCCTAGGCGCTTAATCAATGGGCCGCAAAGACTCGTCCGCCGTCGCCAGGTCGGAAGCGCGTCCACCGGTGTCCAAGATTCTAGCTTCCATGAACGCGCCGGCGGCTTCCAGATCCAGGCCTTCACGACCCAGGTCCTCcaaggccgccgccgccgtgtcAGCGTATGCTCATATCGACCTCCCTCCGTCAgacgacgaggaagaggaagaggagaaggaagggggggaGGTCGCCTCGAAGCCCAGGGCTGCCCGCTCCGCCGTCGACCTCAAGGCCATCGGGCCGTCGGACAAAAGCTCTAAAAAGAAGGACAGGCGTGACGCTATGGTGGCCGCGGCCGCCGATGCCGCCAGGCGAGAGGCTCTTCGGGATGACCGTGACGCCTTCTCCGTCGTCATGGGCGCGCGTCTTCACGGATCCGACGACGCCGACGGCAATATCAGGGACATCGTTGTCGACAACTTCTCGGTGTCCACGTGCGGGAAGGAGCTGCTCAAGAGCGCCTCCCTCCGGATCTCTCACGGCCGACGATACGGCCTCGTGGGGCCCAACGGCATGGGCAAATCGACCTTGCTGAAGCTGCTGGCTTGGCGGCAGTTGCCGTTGCCCAAGAGCATCGATGTCCTGCTTGTGGAGCAGGAGATCGCTGGCGATGACTGTCCGGCGATCGAGGCTGTGGTTGCCGCCGATGAAGAGCTCGCCGCCCTCCAAGCCGAGCAGGCGAGACTTGAGGCCTCAGAAGATCTTGATGGCGACAACGAGGGGAAGCTTACCGAGGTGTACGAGAGGCTCAATCTCTGCGGCTCGGACGCCGCCAGGGCACGTGCATCCAAGATCCTGGCGGGGCTAGGGTTCGACCAGGCTATGCAGGGCAGGCCCACCAAGTCGTTCAGCGGGGGCTGGAGGATGCGCATCTCGCTCGCCCGCGCGCTCTTCATGCAGCCAACGCTGCTGCTGCTCGATGAGCCTACCAACCATCTGGACCTCCGAGCTGTGCTCTGGTTGGAGCAGTACCTGTGCTCGCAGTGGAAGAAGACACTGATCGTCGTGTCCCATGACCGGGACTTCCTGAACACCGTGTGCAACGACATAGTACATTTGCACGACAAGAGCCTGCACCTCTACCGTGGCAACTTTGACGATTTTGAGAGTGGgtatgagcagaggaggaaggaggTGAACAGGAAGGCCGAGGTGTATGACAAGCAGATGAAAGCTGCAAGGAAGACTGGCAGCAAGGCAGCGCAAGACAAGGTGAAAGGCCAAGCGCTGTCAAAGGCTCATAAGGAAGTTGCCAAGAACACGGGGaaggctgctgctgctgctgcccgCAATGACGGCGTGAAGCCGGTGGATCTGCCTCACAGGTGGCTTGACTACAATGTCGAGTTCCACTTCCCAGAGCCCACGTTGCTAACGCCGCCGCTCCTTCA
Coding sequences within it:
- the LOC125532626 gene encoding ABC transporter F family member 4-like, with protein sequence MGRKDSSAVARSEARPPVSKILASMNAPAASRSRPSRPRSSKAAAAVSAYAHIDLPPSDDEEEEEEKEGGEVASKPRAARSAVDLKAIGPSDKSSKKKDRRDAMVAAAADAARREALRDDRDAFSVVMGARLHGSDDADGNIRDIVVDNFSVSTCGKELLKSASLRISHGRRYGLVGPNGMGKSTLLKLLAWRQLPLPKSIDVLLVEQEIAGDDCPAIEAVVAADEELAALQAEQARLEASEDLDGDNEGKLTEVYERLNLCGSDAARARASKILAGLGFDQAMQGRPTKSFSGGWRMRISLARALFMQPTLLLLDEPTNHLDLRAVLWLEQYLCSQWKKTLIVVSHDRDFLNTVCNDIVHLHDKSLHLYRGNFDDFESGYEQRRKEVNRKAEVYDKQMKAARKTGSKAAQDKVKGQALSKAHKEVAKNTGKAAAAAARNDGVKPVDLPHRWLDYNVEFHFPEPTLLTPPLLQLIDVGFSYHGLPDFKLSSVDVGIDMGTRVAIVGPNGAGKSTLLNLLAADLVPTEGDARRSQKLRIGRYSQHFVDLLTMEETAVQYLLRLHPDQEGMSKAEAVRAKLGKFGLPGHSHLTPIAKLSGGQKARVVFTSISMSRPHILLLDEPTNHLDMQSIDALADALDKFKGGVVLVSHDSRLISRVCQDEQRSQIWVVQDGTVSKYDATFEDYKDELTEEIRQEAFSSSANQKSTCSACVCLMPVSLMWSECGGYGSDPLLVRPTTFRQPSNNIALHAASPLCL